The following coding sequences lie in one Pseudomonadota bacterium genomic window:
- a CDS encoding BolA family protein encodes MPTIENRIRNTLNEALTPEHLAVENESHKHNVPAGSESHFKVTVVSTDFEGQRLLQRHRRINSTLKAEIELIHALSLHTFTPAEWRARNETSSDTPLCLGGDRS; translated from the coding sequence ATGCCGACGATCGAAAACCGCATCCGCAACACCCTCAACGAGGCTCTCACGCCCGAACACCTCGCCGTCGAAAACGAGAGCCACAAGCACAACGTCCCGGCGGGCTCGGAGAGCCACTTCAAGGTCACGGTGGTGTCGACGGATTTCGAGGGTCAACGGCTGTTGCAACGGCACCGCCGTATCAACAGCACCCTCAAGGCCGAAATCGAGCTGATCCACGCGCTGTCGTTGCACACCTTCACACCGGCCGAGTGGCGGGCGCGCAACGAAACCAGCAGCGACACCCCCCTCTGTCTGGGCGGTGACCGCAGCTAA
- a CDS encoding MurR/RpiR family transcriptional regulator, protein MTSAPYSVDQLGDMLAAVRAGVAPVKLGKRSLAVIDALINDPHYAANGSISSLAADQGVNASTLSRLARTLGYENFAEFQDVFKRHVHNTGHYYSEQAERLRVVQPAELSAIALTQRIAEREQRNIDGMLAAIDPDTLSAVVDVLATAPRVRIYGMRQANAAAVSLSYTLGLVRDDVSQLNTAEHGIAHGLAPMQPSDALVCFGFRPYSRNTLMAAHTAHKKRLYMVAITDRADSPLAATASHCLVAPTSDAGFSNGLAAAIVLAESLSQRVAQVLGDSALTKLKIHESLIADLHVEA, encoded by the coding sequence GTGACCAGTGCACCGTACAGCGTCGACCAACTCGGTGACATGCTGGCTGCCGTGCGCGCGGGTGTGGCGCCGGTCAAACTCGGCAAGCGCAGCCTGGCGGTCATCGATGCGCTGATCAACGACCCGCACTACGCCGCGAACGGCTCGATCTCCTCACTCGCTGCGGACCAGGGCGTGAATGCCTCGACGCTGTCACGCCTTGCCCGAACCCTCGGCTACGAGAACTTCGCCGAGTTCCAGGACGTCTTCAAACGCCACGTTCACAACACCGGACACTATTACAGTGAGCAGGCCGAACGCCTTCGCGTCGTACAACCGGCCGAACTCAGCGCCATCGCCCTGACCCAGCGCATCGCCGAGCGCGAGCAGCGCAACATCGACGGCATGCTCGCCGCCATCGACCCGGACACCTTGTCGGCCGTTGTGGACGTGCTGGCCACGGCGCCGCGCGTGCGCATTTACGGGATGCGCCAGGCCAACGCCGCCGCGGTGTCGCTGTCCTACACGCTCGGGCTGGTGCGCGACGACGTCAGTCAGCTCAACACGGCCGAGCACGGCATAGCCCACGGGCTCGCCCCGATGCAACCCAGCGACGCACTCGTGTGCTTCGGCTTCAGACCCTACAGCCGCAACACGCTGATGGCGGCCCACACAGCGCACAAGAAGCGCTTGTACATGGTGGCAATCACCGACCGCGCCGATTCGCCGCTCGCCGCGACCGCCTCGCATTGCCTGGTTGCGCCCACCTCGGACGCGGGGTTCAGCAACGGTCTGGCCGCGGCCATCGTGCTGGCCGAGTCATTGAGTCAGCGCGTCGCCCAGGTGCTCGGCGACAGTGCGCTGACCAAACTGAAGATCCACGAATCGCTGATCGCCGACCTGCACGTCGAAGCCTGA
- the minC gene encoding septum site-determining protein MinC, with protein MSHADRAVELKGGTVTLMSLQLRNDDPKQVSESIAEKVNQAPTFFRGAPVLVDFAELKAIAPDKLEGLIEAVRESDIVPIAARGAAEDLHDELARLKLPFLNTDAGKDIDTGDSDDKAETKVVTGAPRVETRPVRSGQQVYARQGDLVIMGATSAGSELIADGSIHVYGPLRGRALCGIGGNERSRIFCESLEAELISVAGTYRLFEEIPEELKGCRVQAWLDDDNLIIEPF; from the coding sequence GTGAGCCACGCCGACCGCGCCGTTGAACTCAAGGGTGGCACTGTCACCCTGATGTCCCTGCAGCTGCGCAACGACGACCCGAAGCAGGTCAGCGAGTCGATCGCCGAGAAGGTGAACCAGGCGCCGACCTTCTTCCGCGGGGCGCCGGTTCTGGTCGACTTCGCCGAGCTCAAGGCGATCGCACCCGACAAGCTCGAAGGCCTGATCGAGGCGGTGCGCGAGAGCGACATCGTGCCGATTGCCGCACGCGGCGCCGCCGAGGACTTGCACGACGAGCTGGCTCGACTGAAGTTGCCGTTCCTCAACACGGACGCGGGCAAGGACATCGACACCGGCGACAGCGACGACAAGGCCGAGACCAAGGTGGTCACCGGGGCCCCGCGCGTCGAGACGCGGCCGGTGCGGTCCGGGCAGCAGGTCTATGCGCGGCAGGGCGATCTCGTGATCATGGGTGCCACCAGCGCGGGTTCGGAGTTGATCGCCGACGGCAGCATCCACGTGTACGGGCCGCTGCGTGGCCGGGCACTGTGTGGCATCGGCGGCAACGAGCGCTCACGCATTTTTTGCGAGTCGCTCGAAGCGGAACTCATCTCGGTAGCCGGCACCTACAGGCTCTTCGAGGAGATCCCCGAAGAGCTAAAAGGGTGCCGTGTGCAAGCTTGGCTTGACGACGACAACCTTATCATCGAACCGTTTTAA
- the minE gene encoding cell division topological specificity factor MinE has translation MGLIEFFLGKREEQTANIAKERLSVVIAHERGARNKKRADAPDYLPKLKQELLDVIRKYAPVQDEDVDVRVEKSDNCDILELNINLSDHA, from the coding sequence ATGGGTTTGATCGAATTTTTTCTCGGTAAGCGGGAAGAGCAAACGGCCAACATCGCCAAAGAGCGCCTGTCCGTCGTCATCGCCCACGAGCGCGGCGCGCGCAACAAGAAGCGTGCGGATGCGCCGGACTACCTGCCCAAACTGAAGCAGGAACTGCTCGACGTGATACGCAAGTACGCGCCGGTGCAGGACGAAGATGTCGACGTGCGGGTCGAAAAGAGCGACAACTGCGACATTCTCGAGCTCAACATCAACCTGTCCGACCACGCCTGA
- a CDS encoding adenosylcobalamin-dependent ribonucleoside-diphosphate reductase, producing the protein MSNTTLHLVKSPTDAPAVPMQDASLDIWDKKYRLKTKSGEPVDADIQASYARIATALAGVEATEALRTHWTERFTWALQQGAIPAGRITSNAGAQAHKPATSTINCTVSGTIGDSMDDILSKVYEAGMTLKAGCGIGYDFSTLRPRGAYVSGAGAHTSGPLSFMDIYDSMCFTVSSAGGRRGAQMGTFDVRHPDVLEFIRAKREDGRLRQFNLSLLITEDFIEAVKVDADWQLAFPIRENELEDGIDLDDATQVVWRTWPTTDGLVHNDAGLVACKVYQTLRASRLWNLIMSSTYDYAEPGFILIDKVNEQNNNWWCESIRATNPCGEQPLPPYGACLLGSINLTRFVREPFTDNAAFDWDAFREVVSVFTRMLDNVVEINGLPLGEQRGEILRKRRHGMGFLGLGSTMTLLGLTYGSDASLAFTEQVSRELAVTGWRTALDLAREKGPAPIMDETFTVTGDMLRMRPEMADDGYAVGDEIKGRVLHAKYSRYMQRIASVDSELVAELAETGARFTHHSSIAPTGTISLSLANNASNGIEPSFAHHYARNVIREGKKTKEKVDVFSYELLAYRTLINDAAMPFSDDPERQLPAYFVTADDISPMQHVDVQAAAQSWIDSSISKTANVPTDYPYEDFKDIYLHAYEKGLKGCTTFRFNPEAFQGVLVKESDLENTVYEFTLEDGSTVSVKGNEEIEYDGETHTAANLFDALKEGYYGKF; encoded by the coding sequence ATGAGCAACACCACGCTCCACCTCGTGAAGTCACCCACGGACGCGCCCGCGGTCCCCATGCAGGACGCGTCGCTGGACATCTGGGACAAGAAGTACCGGCTCAAAACCAAATCGGGCGAACCCGTCGACGCCGACATCCAGGCCAGCTACGCGCGGATCGCCACTGCGTTGGCCGGTGTCGAGGCCACCGAGGCGCTGCGCACGCACTGGACCGAGCGGTTTACCTGGGCACTGCAACAAGGCGCCATCCCGGCGGGCCGGATCACGTCCAACGCCGGCGCCCAGGCCCACAAGCCCGCCACTTCGACAATCAACTGCACGGTCTCCGGCACGATCGGCGACAGCATGGACGACATACTCAGCAAGGTGTACGAAGCGGGTATGACGCTCAAGGCCGGCTGCGGCATCGGCTACGACTTCTCGACCCTGCGCCCGCGCGGTGCCTACGTGTCCGGTGCGGGCGCGCACACCTCGGGTCCGCTGTCGTTCATGGACATCTACGACAGCATGTGTTTCACCGTGTCCTCGGCCGGCGGTCGACGCGGCGCCCAGATGGGCACCTTTGACGTGCGCCACCCGGACGTGCTCGAGTTCATTCGCGCCAAGCGTGAAGACGGCCGGCTGCGTCAGTTCAACTTGTCGCTGCTGATCACCGAGGATTTCATCGAAGCCGTCAAGGTGGACGCCGACTGGCAGCTGGCGTTCCCGATTCGGGAAAACGAACTCGAGGACGGCATCGACCTCGACGACGCCACCCAGGTGGTCTGGCGCACCTGGCCAACCACCGACGGCCTGGTGCACAACGACGCCGGTCTGGTGGCGTGCAAGGTCTACCAGACCCTGCGAGCGTCGCGCTTGTGGAACCTCATCATGAGCTCCACCTACGACTACGCCGAGCCGGGGTTCATCCTGATCGACAAGGTCAACGAGCAGAACAACAACTGGTGGTGCGAATCGATCCGCGCGACCAACCCCTGCGGCGAACAGCCGCTGCCGCCCTACGGCGCCTGCCTGCTCGGCTCGATCAACCTGACCCGCTTCGTGCGCGAACCCTTCACCGACAACGCGGCGTTCGACTGGGACGCGTTTCGTGAGGTGGTCAGCGTCTTCACCCGCATGCTCGACAACGTGGTCGAGATCAACGGCCTGCCGCTCGGCGAACAGCGCGGGGAGATCCTGCGCAAGCGCCGCCACGGCATGGGCTTCCTGGGCCTCGGATCCACCATGACCCTGCTCGGCCTGACTTACGGATCGGACGCCTCTCTGGCGTTCACTGAGCAGGTGTCGCGCGAACTGGCCGTGACCGGCTGGCGTACCGCGCTCGATCTCGCGCGTGAGAAAGGGCCGGCCCCGATCATGGACGAGACCTTCACCGTCACCGGCGACATGCTGCGCATGCGACCGGAGATGGCCGACGACGGCTACGCGGTAGGCGACGAGATCAAGGGCCGCGTGCTGCACGCGAAGTACAGCCGCTACATGCAGCGTATTGCAAGCGTGGACAGCGAGCTGGTGGCTGAGCTCGCCGAGACCGGCGCCCGGTTCACCCACCACAGTTCCATTGCACCGACCGGCACCATTTCACTCTCACTGGCGAACAACGCCAGCAACGGTATCGAGCCGAGTTTTGCACACCACTACGCGCGCAACGTGATCCGTGAAGGCAAGAAAACCAAGGAGAAAGTGGACGTTTTCTCCTACGAGTTGCTCGCCTACAGAACGCTGATCAACGACGCGGCCATGCCATTCTCGGACGACCCGGAGCGCCAGTTGCCGGCGTACTTCGTCACCGCCGATGACATCTCGCCGATGCAGCACGTCGATGTGCAAGCCGCTGCGCAGAGCTGGATCGATTCGTCCATTTCCAAGACGGCCAATGTCCCGACCGATTACCCTTACGAGGACTTCAAGGACATCTACCTCCACGCCTATGAAAAGGGTCTGAAGGGCTGCACCACCTTCCGCTTCAACCCCGAGGCGTTCCAGGGCGTGCTGGTCAAGGAGAGCGACCTCGAGAACACCGTGTATGAGTTCACGCTCGAGGACGGCAGCACCGTGTCGGTCAAAGGCAACGAAGAGATCGAATACGACGGTGAAACCCACACCGCGGCCAACCTGTTCGACGCGCTCAAGGAAGGCTACTACGGCAAATTCTGA
- a CDS encoding porin, with the protein MKKALLATAIAAATGAMSVAHAESSLTGSLRYGINANDDSTTLQNFGSRIKMSGSNDAGVFGKLELRLSDSRNGNVVNRTYAVGMKGDWGQVSLGVIDPAFDKAGNRDLTWWNGGFGQLGSAEANGGIRYDGSAGAVSFAVSAHLFSDANNEDVDRVDGAIVYSAGALTLGAAVASNTGGAANNDGSKTAVTGAYKFDGGQIRLVVGSQDADFDGSAGDTDAFNVQVAFGDVYAWIGSTEEDGTDYTREGVGIGYTQSLSDRALIWYELFSQDGATAADEDVTALNAALKFDF; encoded by the coding sequence ATGAAAAAGGCACTGCTCGCAACTGCGATCGCTGCTGCTACTGGCGCCATGTCAGTTGCACACGCTGAGTCTTCACTGACTGGTTCACTGCGTTACGGCATCAACGCCAACGACGACAGCACAACCCTTCAAAACTTCGGCTCTCGTATCAAGATGTCCGGCAGCAACGACGCTGGCGTATTCGGCAAGCTCGAACTGCGTTTGTCTGACTCTCGCAACGGCAACGTTGTGAACCGCACTTACGCCGTCGGCATGAAAGGCGACTGGGGTCAGGTCTCTCTCGGTGTGATCGACCCGGCATTCGACAAAGCCGGTAACCGCGACCTCACCTGGTGGAACGGTGGTTTCGGCCAGCTCGGTTCTGCAGAGGCCAACGGTGGCATCCGCTACGACGGCTCTGCAGGCGCAGTGAGCTTCGCAGTCAGCGCGCACCTCTTCTCTGACGCCAACAACGAAGACGTCGACCGTGTTGACGGCGCCATCGTGTACTCCGCTGGCGCTCTGACCCTCGGTGCTGCCGTGGCGTCAAACACCGGCGGCGCTGCCAACAACGACGGCTCCAAGACAGCTGTGACAGGCGCGTACAAGTTCGACGGTGGCCAAATCCGGTTGGTGGTCGGTTCACAGGACGCTGACTTCGACGGCTCAGCTGGCGACACCGATGCCTTTAACGTTCAGGTGGCGTTTGGTGACGTTTACGCGTGGATTGGTTCAACTGAAGAGGACGGTACAGACTACACGCGTGAAGGCGTTGGTATCGGCTACACGCAGAGCCTCAGCGACCGCGCTCTGATCTGGTACGAGCTGTTCTCTCAAGATGGTGCGACAGCTGCGGACGAAGACGTTACTGCTCTGAACGCAGCGCTGAAGTTCGACTTCTAA
- a CDS encoding DUF2835 family protein, producing MPSLEVDIALDEERWLQFYRRPGQVIVARARNGQRVQFPAERMRPFVTATGIHGRFRLTIDADNRLQRIDRVQTG from the coding sequence ATGCCGTCGCTGGAAGTCGACATCGCGCTGGACGAAGAGCGCTGGTTGCAGTTCTACCGCCGGCCGGGCCAGGTGATCGTGGCGCGCGCGCGGAACGGGCAGCGCGTTCAGTTTCCCGCCGAACGCATGCGCCCCTTTGTCACGGCCACCGGCATACACGGGCGCTTCCGCCTGACCATCGACGCCGACAACCGTCTGCAGCGGATCGACCGCGTCCAGACCGGCTGA
- a CDS encoding ABC transporter ATP-binding protein — translation MKAAENNLSPVQAPPPTPQPATLTVTDLSVCFETQHGVVPAVENVSFSVRPGETVAVVGESGSGKSVTAQAIMGILPRTARMTSGQLQFGGGGETPVDLHTLDPRGTAYRALRGEHMAMIFQEPMVALSPVHTIGAQIDEVIEVHAPSSRRNAKARTLAMLEHVGLPDPERAYALYPHQMSGGMRQRAMIAMAMICKPKLLVADEPTTALDVSVQAQILALIRTLQAENDMAVVLISHDMGVVANMADHVVVMYRGQVVERGPRDAIFERPGHPYLKHLLDAVPSVRHRQGETEHIDEEPRVVLHVDEALKTYAINGRDDFTAVDRVSLSLFRGESLGLVGESGCGKSTLCRMIMHAIQPTDGGVRFRHDGRLVDIDRLKGSDLLHYRRSVQMVLQDPYSALNPRMTVREILTEPLTIHGRYRGSTAGKRAADVLKQVGLPTSVLDRYPHAFSGGQRQRINIARALMLHPQVLILDEPVSALDVSVQAQILELLRHLHQELGLTMVFISHNLAVVNELADRVAVMCRGMLVEIGAREDIMNNPTHPYTQSLLAAVPETSGDMDFEKAVQTDSTPIDWPMPWRPLEGGERAWHEVSPGHRVQVWS, via the coding sequence ATGAAAGCCGCCGAAAACAACCTGTCTCCCGTCCAGGCGCCTCCACCGACTCCGCAACCTGCCACGCTCACCGTAACCGACCTGAGTGTTTGCTTCGAAACGCAACACGGGGTGGTGCCGGCCGTGGAAAACGTGTCGTTCTCCGTGCGGCCGGGTGAGACCGTGGCGGTGGTGGGGGAGTCCGGATCCGGCAAGAGTGTGACAGCGCAGGCCATCATGGGCATCCTGCCGCGCACGGCCCGCATGACCTCGGGACAGTTGCAATTCGGGGGAGGCGGGGAGACGCCCGTCGACCTGCACACGCTCGACCCGCGCGGCACGGCCTACCGTGCGCTGCGCGGCGAACACATGGCGATGATCTTCCAGGAACCCATGGTGGCGCTCTCGCCGGTGCACACGATCGGCGCCCAGATCGACGAGGTCATCGAGGTCCACGCGCCGTCCTCGCGACGGAATGCAAAGGCGCGAACGCTTGCGATGCTCGAGCACGTCGGCCTGCCCGACCCGGAGCGTGCCTACGCACTCTATCCCCACCAGATGTCCGGTGGCATGCGCCAGCGCGCCATGATCGCCATGGCCATGATTTGCAAGCCCAAGCTGCTCGTCGCCGACGAACCGACGACCGCGCTGGACGTGTCGGTACAGGCCCAGATCCTCGCGCTGATTCGTACATTGCAGGCCGAGAACGACATGGCTGTGGTGTTGATCAGCCACGACATGGGCGTGGTTGCGAACATGGCAGACCACGTTGTCGTCATGTACCGCGGACAGGTGGTCGAGCGTGGGCCGCGGGATGCGATTTTCGAACGGCCAGGTCACCCTTACCTGAAGCACCTGCTTGACGCCGTGCCGAGTGTGCGACACCGTCAGGGTGAGACCGAGCACATCGACGAAGAACCCAGGGTTGTATTACACGTCGACGAGGCCTTGAAAACCTACGCGATCAATGGCCGGGACGATTTCACCGCAGTCGACCGCGTGAGCCTGAGCCTGTTCCGCGGAGAGAGTCTCGGCCTGGTTGGCGAGAGCGGCTGTGGCAAGTCGACGCTTTGCCGCATGATCATGCACGCGATTCAGCCGACCGACGGCGGGGTGCGTTTTCGGCACGACGGTCGGCTGGTGGACATCGACCGTTTGAAGGGTAGCGACCTCCTGCACTACCGGCGCTCGGTTCAGATGGTTCTGCAGGACCCGTACTCCGCGCTCAATCCGCGCATGACCGTGCGCGAAATCCTGACCGAGCCGCTGACCATCCACGGCCGCTACCGGGGATCGACGGCGGGCAAGCGCGCGGCCGATGTCCTCAAGCAGGTCGGCTTGCCCACCAGCGTGCTCGACCGCTACCCGCACGCGTTTTCAGGTGGGCAGCGACAGCGGATCAACATCGCCCGCGCGTTGATGCTGCACCCTCAGGTGCTGATTCTGGATGAACCCGTGTCGGCACTCGACGTGTCGGTGCAGGCCCAGATTCTCGAGCTGTTGCGCCACCTGCACCAGGAGTTGGGTTTGACCATGGTTTTCATTTCCCACAACCTCGCGGTCGTCAACGAACTGGCCGACCGCGTCGCGGTGATGTGCCGCGGCATGCTCGTCGAGATCGGGGCCCGCGAAGACATCATGAACAACCCGACACACCCGTACACCCAGAGCCTGTTGGCGGCGGTTCCCGAGACCTCGGGCGACATGGATTTCGAGAAGGCGGTACAAACCGACAGCACCCCGATCGACTGGCCCATGCCGTGGCGGCCCCTGGAGGGCGGCGAGCGGGCCTGGCATGAGGTGTCACCCGGGCACCGTGTGCAGGTGTGGTCATGA
- a CDS encoding DUF3391 domain-containing protein — protein MPHTPTFDNDISREGACTGGFSTAVSTVSVFDLEIGMFVEELDKPWIESTFMLQGFFIESEEQIQQLQDECLFVKVNQASLANASRRRREAKRRLQLISGARD, from the coding sequence GTGCCGCACACCCCGACCTTTGACAACGACATCAGCCGTGAAGGCGCTTGCACGGGCGGTTTCTCGACCGCGGTTTCCACGGTCAGTGTGTTCGACCTCGAGATCGGCATGTTTGTCGAAGAGCTCGACAAACCCTGGATCGAGAGCACCTTCATGTTGCAGGGCTTTTTCATCGAGAGCGAGGAGCAGATCCAACAGCTCCAAGACGAATGCCTGTTCGTGAAGGTCAACCAGGCGTCACTCGCCAACGCAAGCCGTCGCCGCCGGGAGGCCAAGCGCCGACTGCAGCTCATCAGCGGCGCCCGCGACTGA
- the minD gene encoding septum site-determining protein MinD encodes MSKIIVVTSGKGGVGKTTTSASIAAGLARAGKKTAVIDFDVGLRNLDLIMGCERRVVYDLVNLIKGEANLKQTLIRDKRVDNLYILPASQTRDKDALTKEGVEKVLKDLMRDRFEYIICDSPAGIEHGARMALYFADEAIVVTNPEVSSVRDSDRILGILQSKSRRAELGQPPVQERLLVTRYDPNRVDTGQMLSVNDIVELLAIPLLGVIPESKIVLESSNQGRPVVLESDTNAGQAYDDAVARLLGEKRPMRFLEAEKKGLFRRLFG; translated from the coding sequence TTGTCCAAGATCATTGTTGTCACCTCCGGCAAGGGCGGTGTTGGCAAGACCACCACCAGCGCCTCGATCGCGGCTGGTCTGGCCCGCGCGGGCAAGAAAACCGCCGTGATCGATTTCGATGTGGGCTTGCGTAACCTCGACCTGATCATGGGCTGTGAGCGCCGCGTGGTCTACGACCTCGTCAACCTGATCAAGGGCGAAGCCAACCTCAAGCAGACCCTCATACGCGACAAGCGCGTGGACAACCTCTACATCCTGCCGGCCTCTCAGACACGGGACAAGGACGCGCTGACCAAAGAGGGCGTGGAGAAGGTGCTCAAGGACCTCATGCGCGACCGCTTCGAGTACATCATCTGCGATTCGCCTGCAGGCATCGAACACGGCGCGCGCATGGCGCTCTACTTCGCCGACGAGGCGATCGTCGTGACCAACCCCGAGGTGTCCTCGGTGCGCGACTCCGACCGCATCCTCGGCATCCTGCAGAGCAAGTCCCGACGCGCCGAACTCGGGCAACCGCCGGTGCAGGAACGGCTGCTCGTCACGCGCTACGACCCGAACCGGGTGGACACAGGCCAGATGCTCAGCGTGAACGACATTGTCGAGTTGCTCGCGATCCCACTGCTCGGCGTGATTCCGGAATCCAAGATCGTGCTCGAGTCGTCCAACCAGGGACGCCCGGTGGTTCTGGAGTCCGACACTAACGCAGGCCAGGCCTACGACGACGCCGTCGCACGGCTGCTTGGCGAGAAACGTCCCATGCGTTTCCTCGAAGCCGAGAAGAAGGGCCTGTTCCGCCGGTTGTTTGGGTAA
- a CDS encoding NrdJb: MTVKISKSIVGYKVSRPDAEPAPEAVEEAPHKADVIHMHEALDRPEVLLGSTYKLRTPAHVSEHSMFITINDIVLNPGTEHELRRPFEVFVNSKSMEHFQWIVALTRIMSAVFRKGGDVTFLVEELRSVFDPKGGYWNKGKYMPSLVAEIGDVIEQHLISIGMIRPPELDQVQKKFIDAKRAEFELTATPGPADLPANNQTEFPASAVVCTRCNAKAVIQMDGCMTCLNCGDSKCG, from the coding sequence ATGACAGTCAAGATCAGCAAATCCATCGTCGGCTACAAGGTCAGCCGACCCGACGCCGAGCCGGCGCCGGAAGCGGTCGAAGAGGCACCACACAAGGCCGACGTCATCCACATGCACGAGGCGCTGGACCGCCCGGAGGTGCTGCTCGGTTCGACGTACAAGCTGCGCACACCGGCGCACGTGTCGGAGCACTCCATGTTCATCACGATCAATGACATCGTGCTGAACCCGGGCACCGAACACGAGTTGCGGCGCCCGTTCGAGGTCTTTGTCAACTCGAAGAGCATGGAGCACTTCCAGTGGATCGTCGCGCTCACGCGCATCATGTCCGCCGTGTTCCGCAAAGGTGGCGACGTCACCTTTCTGGTCGAGGAGCTGCGCTCGGTGTTCGACCCCAAGGGTGGCTACTGGAACAAGGGCAAGTACATGCCGTCGCTGGTGGCGGAGATTGGCGACGTCATCGAACAACACCTGATTTCCATCGGCATGATCCGCCCGCCCGAGCTCGACCAGGTGCAAAAGAAGTTCATCGATGCCAAGCGTGCCGAGTTCGAGCTCACCGCCACGCCGGGGCCGGCAGACCTGCCCGCCAACAACCAAACCGAGTTTCCGGCGAGCGCCGTCGTCTGCACGCGCTGCAACGCAAAAGCCGTGATCCAGATGGACGGGTGCATGACCTGTCTCAACTGCGGCGATTCGAAATGCGGTTAG